The following coding sequences are from one Thermostaphylospora chromogena window:
- a CDS encoding hydroxyisourate hydrolase has protein sequence MGIAIQAQDTVYGRGAAGLWVLLEHIDDGSWTLSARAQTDQDGTVAQWCDRKLERGMYRIVLDTDPYFVSLGLRAAYPEIVVAFRVVDETAVGNVQILLSPHSFSAYFGSLS, from the coding sequence ATGGGCATCGCGATACAGGCACAGGACACCGTTTACGGCCGGGGAGCCGCCGGCCTTTGGGTGCTCCTCGAACATATAGACGACGGATCGTGGACGCTCTCCGCCCGGGCGCAGACCGACCAAGACGGGACGGTGGCCCAGTGGTGCGACCGCAAACTCGAACGCGGGATGTACCGGATCGTCCTCGACACCGACCCCTATTTCGTCAGCCTGGGCTTGAGGGCCGCCTATCCCGAGATAGTCGTCGCCTTCCGCGTGGTCGACGAGACCGCCGTGGGCAACGTCCAGATCCTCCTCTCCCCGCATTCCTTCTCCGCTTATTTCGGTTCGCTCAGCTGA
- a CDS encoding 2-isopropylmalate synthase has translation MKISRYSAFPPVPLDDRRWPTATVSAPPRWLSTDLRDGNQALSRPMDPERKLRLFDLLVDMGYKEIEIGFPAASRDDYDFVRLLIEQERIPDDVCVSVLTQARDELIERTVASLSGAPRALLHLYNATSPLMRRLVFGMNREECKDLAVHGARLVLKYVDELLDGCDVRLQYSPEHFQDTELDFSLEVCEAVMDVWQPEPDRQIILNFPTTVERATPNVFADQIEWMHRNLSRREHVCLSVHPHNDRGTGVAAAELAMLAGAERVEGCLFGGGERAGNVCLVTLGLNLVTQGIDPGIDFTDLDRVRRVVEECTGLPVPPRHPYGGELVFTAFSGGHQDAIKKAFDALDREAARTGLDRALLPWRVPYLPVDPHDIGRTYEAVVRVTSQSGKAGPAYLLGRYGFSLPRELQLEFARIVQPLTEGGRGEITPQRIRKLFEEEYLRPAAPALDAPAFAPPGAAATVHIDGHADGDGPERARAVAELRAVLRRGGVRLRAVHHLDGTARAHGRIVVYARCELDDAVVWGVGAADDVAGAASAAVGSAVARARRAGLPAPGSHPARTEGDDGTGHRPRPA, from the coding sequence ATGAAGATCAGTCGCTACTCGGCATTCCCTCCGGTACCGCTCGACGACCGCCGATGGCCGACCGCCACCGTCAGCGCGCCGCCGCGCTGGCTCTCCACCGACCTGCGGGACGGCAACCAGGCCCTGTCCCGTCCGATGGACCCCGAGCGCAAGCTGAGGCTGTTCGATCTGCTGGTCGACATGGGCTACAAGGAGATCGAGATCGGTTTCCCGGCCGCCAGCCGGGACGACTACGACTTCGTCCGGCTCCTCATCGAACAGGAGCGCATCCCGGACGACGTGTGCGTGTCGGTGCTGACCCAGGCCCGCGACGAACTGATCGAACGGACGGTGGCGAGCCTGAGCGGCGCGCCCCGGGCCCTGCTGCACCTGTACAACGCGACCTCCCCGCTCATGCGGCGACTGGTGTTCGGCATGAACCGGGAGGAGTGCAAGGACCTGGCCGTCCACGGCGCCCGCCTGGTCCTGAAGTACGTCGACGAACTGCTGGACGGCTGCGACGTCCGCCTGCAGTACTCCCCCGAGCACTTCCAGGACACCGAACTGGACTTCTCCCTGGAGGTCTGCGAGGCCGTCATGGACGTCTGGCAGCCGGAGCCCGACCGCCAGATCATCCTGAACTTCCCCACCACGGTCGAGCGTGCGACGCCCAACGTCTTCGCCGACCAGATCGAGTGGATGCATCGCAACCTGTCCCGCCGCGAGCACGTGTGCCTGTCGGTGCACCCGCACAACGACCGCGGCACGGGTGTGGCCGCCGCGGAGCTGGCGATGCTGGCGGGGGCCGAGCGGGTCGAGGGCTGCCTGTTCGGCGGTGGCGAGCGGGCGGGCAACGTCTGCCTGGTCACGCTGGGCCTGAACCTGGTGACGCAGGGCATCGACCCCGGCATCGACTTCACCGACCTCGACCGGGTGCGCCGAGTCGTCGAGGAGTGCACCGGGCTGCCGGTCCCGCCGCGGCATCCGTACGGAGGCGAGCTGGTCTTCACCGCGTTCTCCGGGGGCCACCAGGACGCGATCAAGAAGGCGTTCGACGCCCTGGACCGCGAGGCGGCCCGCACCGGGCTCGACCGCGCGCTGCTTCCCTGGCGGGTGCCGTACCTGCCGGTGGATCCGCACGACATCGGGCGGACCTATGAGGCGGTGGTGCGGGTCACCAGCCAGTCGGGCAAGGCGGGCCCCGCCTACCTGCTGGGCCGGTACGGGTTCAGCCTGCCCAGGGAGCTGCAGCTGGAATTCGCCCGGATCGTCCAGCCGCTGACCGAGGGCGGCCGGGGAGAGATCACGCCGCAACGGATCAGGAAGCTCTTCGAAGAGGAATACCTCCGTCCCGCCGCGCCGGCCCTCGACGCACCGGCCTTCGCCCCGCCGGGCGCCGCGGCCACCGTGCACATCGACGGCCACGCCGACGGGGACGGCCCGGAACGGGCCCGGGCCGTCGCCGAACTGCGGGCGGTCCTCCGGCGTGGCGGCGTGCGCCTCCGCGCGGTGCACCACCTCGACGGGACGGCGAGGGCCCACGGCCGGATCGTCGTCTACGCGCGGTGCGAACTGGACGACGCCGTCGTCTGGGGGGTCGGCGCCGCCGACGACGTCGCCGGCGCGGCGTCGGCGGCCGTCGGCTCGGCCGTGGCCAGGGCGCGGCGCGCCGGGCTGCCCGCCCCCGGTTCTCACCCGGCCCGGACGGAGGGCGACGACGGGACGGGACACCGTCCCCGTCCGGCATGA
- a CDS encoding AAA family ATPase, with product MALIERQEEMACLESLVANAILGRGRVALVGGPIGTGKSALLRALSEQAIELGALAVTASGSRLERHLQLGVLRQLIQDAPLTREEREQADTLLEEATRTATGSRPDSERLIDAQIVHALVTVLLDLSERCPLVIVVDDVHHTDRTSLLCLSYLARRAKNARIVAVFSHDDRDGDDHFEADLLRLPHCSRMRLAPLSRKGVAALVAAQVGLGAAERFAEDWYAISGGNPWLAGELAADHRQFLHTAEDPPREVVVGERFVRAIQECLRRCSSQTVRVAHGLAVLGDADGLDELLALPSITVERELITIGAVGLLKAGGYRHEAVRRAVLSGMDPDERGELYRRAAELAYTRGMSPCVVADRLLQATGMEAPWVVPTLEEAALIALRKGEVESAVAYLKMAWRECTDERHRTKIMTMIVRAEWRINPAAPTGHLDRLAEAMHRGSLRGSDAVVLARALLWHGRFDDARDVLEQLNREAAASDHDTLAELVVARLWLRVTHPPLAAHVGHPPREHILASMMSTAVSRRLESTLALAEVLTRGPRAHSLDTVERILEGAGLDEMSLDVVENSLLALTYAGRCERAASLCDVFGAEAAARRAPSRQARLAAIRAEIAIRQGDMHLAERHARVALDTIPMSSWGVAVGGPLASLVIALTAMGRHDAARELLDRPVDEAMFQTRYGLHYLYARGRHNLAGESFRLAMHDFLRCGELMTAWGLNTPALIPWQADAGEACLRMGQAEEAARFIDAHLNACAPDAHRSRGIGLRLKAAVSEPSRRPALLRQATEYLQLAGDKYELTRALFDLVEAYDALGEYRRARTVAGRAQAAAWKCGAESIAEALSRAADAATPSPLPDKLIDVLSSAERRVAALAAAGYTNREIAAKLYITVSTVEQHLTRTYRKLNISRRADLPLVVEFDDRARP from the coding sequence ATGGCACTCATCGAACGCCAGGAGGAGATGGCCTGCCTGGAGTCGCTCGTCGCGAACGCCATCCTCGGCCGAGGAAGGGTCGCGCTGGTCGGCGGGCCGATCGGGACGGGGAAGAGCGCTCTGCTGCGTGCGCTCTCCGAGCAGGCCATCGAGCTGGGCGCCCTGGCGGTGACCGCCTCCGGTTCCCGGCTGGAGCGGCACCTGCAGCTGGGGGTGCTGCGCCAGCTCATCCAGGACGCCCCGTTGACGCGGGAAGAGCGGGAGCAGGCGGACACGCTGCTGGAGGAGGCCACGCGGACGGCGACGGGAAGCCGTCCCGACTCCGAGCGGCTGATCGACGCGCAGATCGTGCACGCGCTGGTCACGGTGCTGCTGGATCTGTCGGAGCGCTGCCCGCTGGTGATCGTGGTCGATGACGTGCACCACACGGACCGGACGTCGCTGCTGTGCCTGTCTTATCTGGCACGGCGGGCCAAGAACGCCCGCATCGTCGCGGTGTTCTCGCACGACGACCGCGACGGCGACGACCACTTCGAAGCGGACCTGCTGCGCCTGCCGCACTGCAGCCGCATGCGGCTCGCGCCGCTGTCCCGCAAGGGCGTGGCGGCGCTGGTGGCCGCGCAGGTGGGCCTCGGGGCGGCGGAGCGTTTCGCCGAGGACTGGTACGCCATCAGCGGCGGCAACCCGTGGCTGGCCGGCGAGCTGGCCGCGGACCACCGGCAGTTCCTGCACACCGCCGAGGACCCGCCGCGCGAGGTCGTCGTCGGGGAGCGGTTCGTGCGGGCGATCCAGGAGTGCCTGCGACGCTGCTCCTCGCAGACGGTGCGGGTGGCGCACGGCCTGGCCGTCCTCGGCGATGCCGACGGGCTCGACGAACTGCTGGCGCTTCCTTCGATAACCGTCGAGAGGGAGCTCATCACCATCGGCGCGGTGGGGCTGCTCAAGGCGGGCGGGTACCGGCACGAGGCGGTACGGCGGGCCGTCCTGTCCGGCATGGACCCGGACGAGCGCGGGGAGCTGTACCGCCGCGCGGCCGAGCTGGCCTACACCCGGGGCATGTCGCCGTGTGTGGTGGCCGACCGGCTTCTGCAGGCGACCGGGATGGAGGCGCCATGGGTGGTGCCCACCCTGGAGGAGGCCGCGCTGATCGCGCTGCGCAAGGGCGAGGTGGAGTCGGCGGTGGCCTATCTCAAGATGGCCTGGCGCGAATGCACGGACGAGCGGCACCGCACGAAGATCATGACGATGATCGTGCGCGCGGAGTGGCGGATCAACCCCGCCGCGCCCACCGGGCACCTGGACCGGCTCGCCGAGGCCATGCACCGGGGCAGCCTGCGCGGCAGCGACGCGGTCGTGCTGGCTCGGGCGCTGCTGTGGCACGGCCGTTTCGACGACGCGCGCGACGTGCTGGAGCAGCTCAACCGGGAGGCGGCCGCATCCGACCACGACACGCTCGCCGAGCTGGTCGTGGCCCGGCTCTGGCTCCGCGTCACCCACCCGCCGCTGGCGGCCCACGTCGGTCACCCGCCGCGGGAGCACATCCTCGCCTCCATGATGTCGACCGCGGTCAGCAGGCGGCTGGAGTCCACCCTGGCGCTGGCGGAGGTGCTCACGCGGGGTCCTCGCGCGCACAGCCTGGACACCGTCGAGCGCATATTGGAGGGCGCCGGGCTGGACGAGATGTCCTTGGACGTGGTGGAGAACTCCCTGCTGGCCCTCACCTATGCGGGGCGGTGCGAGCGGGCCGCCTCCCTGTGCGACGTGTTCGGCGCCGAGGCGGCGGCCCGGCGGGCGCCCAGCAGGCAGGCGCGGCTGGCGGCCATCCGCGCGGAGATCGCGATCCGGCAGGGCGACATGCATCTCGCCGAACGGCACGCCCGCGTCGCCCTCGACACGATCCCGATGAGCAGCTGGGGTGTGGCCGTCGGCGGCCCGCTGGCCAGCCTGGTCATCGCGTTGACCGCGATGGGGCGGCACGACGCAGCGCGCGAGCTGCTGGACCGGCCGGTGGACGAGGCGATGTTCCAGACCCGGTACGGCCTGCACTACCTGTACGCCCGAGGCCGTCACAACCTGGCGGGAGAGTCGTTCCGGCTGGCGATGCACGACTTCCTGCGCTGCGGCGAGCTGATGACCGCCTGGGGCCTGAACACCCCGGCGCTGATCCCGTGGCAGGCCGACGCCGGGGAGGCGTGCCTGCGGATGGGCCAGGCGGAGGAGGCCGCGCGGTTCATCGACGCGCACCTGAACGCCTGCGCTCCGGACGCGCACCGCAGCCGGGGCATCGGCCTGCGGCTGAAGGCGGCCGTGTCCGAGCCGTCGCGCCGTCCGGCGCTGCTGCGCCAGGCCACCGAGTACCTCCAGCTCGCCGGGGACAAGTACGAGCTGACCCGGGCGCTGTTCGACCTCGTCGAGGCCTACGACGCGCTGGGCGAGTACCGGAGGGCCAGGACGGTCGCGGGCCGCGCCCAGGCGGCGGCGTGGAAGTGCGGGGCCGAGTCCATCGCCGAGGCGCTGAGCCGGGCGGCGGACGCCGCCACGCCCTCCCCGCTGCCCGACAAGCTGATCGACGTGCTGAGCAGCGCGGAGCGGCGGGTCGCCGCCCTGGCGGCGGCGGGCTACACCAACCGGGAGATCGCGGCGAAGCTCTACATCACGGTCAGCACGGTCGAGCAGCACCTGACCCGCACCTACCGGAAGCTGAACATCAGCCGCCGCGCCGACCTGCCGCTCGTGGTCGAGTTCGACGACCGGGCACGGCCCTGA
- a CDS encoding DUF1702 family protein, with the protein MSTLLGSLRRTVLAPSLADVSFSGRGFPVSPSPRTARLEAIPQAVVCGFEWGMDSHDLWEIERRLAMVDAELRGFAYEGATMAFTILDVMPGRRSDRTRALLSGPGQPHIFLAYIGIGFAMARLPRPLWKKVLPDLTGTPYHPTMSWLAVDGYGFDLAYFHTHRWVGQQRVPEPYPWRGHADYFPRAVDQGIGRALWFIHGGRVPAVAAAVRAFATHRQPDLWSGVGLAATFAGGWEDGALSALVDEAGEHRAELAQGSVFAVKARHYSGHVPAHTVASTAALTGLSVADAVALADGCAVEPGDHGRVPDYEIWRRRVREHFTAEINTNYR; encoded by the coding sequence GTGTCCACTCTCCTCGGCTCCCTGCGCAGGACCGTCCTGGCGCCCTCCCTGGCCGACGTGTCGTTCAGCGGGCGCGGCTTCCCCGTGTCCCCCTCCCCGCGGACGGCCCGCCTCGAAGCGATCCCCCAGGCCGTCGTCTGCGGTTTCGAATGGGGGATGGACTCCCACGACCTGTGGGAGATCGAACGCAGGCTGGCCATGGTCGACGCGGAGCTGCGCGGCTTCGCCTACGAGGGCGCGACGATGGCCTTCACCATCCTGGACGTCATGCCCGGCCGGCGCTCCGACCGGACCCGCGCCCTGCTCTCCGGGCCCGGACAGCCGCACATCTTCCTCGCCTACATCGGCATCGGCTTCGCCATGGCGCGGCTGCCCAGGCCGCTGTGGAAGAAGGTGCTGCCCGATCTGACCGGCACGCCGTACCACCCGACGATGAGCTGGCTCGCGGTCGACGGGTACGGCTTCGACCTGGCCTACTTCCACACCCACCGCTGGGTCGGCCAGCAGCGGGTGCCCGAGCCCTACCCCTGGCGGGGACATGCCGACTACTTCCCACGAGCGGTGGACCAGGGCATCGGCCGGGCCCTGTGGTTCATCCACGGCGGCCGGGTACCCGCCGTGGCCGCCGCGGTGCGCGCCTTCGCCACGCACCGACAGCCCGACCTGTGGAGCGGCGTCGGCCTGGCCGCGACGTTCGCCGGCGGCTGGGAGGACGGCGCGCTGAGCGCGCTTGTGGACGAGGCCGGCGAGCACCGTGCCGAACTGGCCCAGGGCTCGGTCTTCGCGGTCAAGGCACGGCACTACTCGGGACACGTGCCGGCGCACACGGTGGCCTCGACCGCGGCGCTCACCGGCCTGTCCGTGGCGGACGCCGTCGCGCTCGCCGACGGCTGCGCGGTCGAACCGGGAGACCACGGAAGGGTCCCCGATTACGAGATATGGCGGCGACGGGTGCGCGAGCATTTCACCGCTGAAATCAACACGAATTATCGATGA